Proteins co-encoded in one Enterobacter sp. R4-368 genomic window:
- the tsaB gene encoding tRNA (adenosine(37)-N6)-threonylcarbamoyltransferase complex dimerization subunit type 1 TsaB, with protein MRILAIDTATEACSVALWNDGTTFAHFELCPREHTQRILPLVRDVLGDAELNLTQLDALAFGRGPGSFTGVRIGIGIAQGLALGAGLPMIGVSTLATMAQGAWRKTGATRVLAAIDARMGEVYWAEYQRDENGVWHGEETEAVLKPQAVIERLQQLDGEWAMVGTGWPAWPEMGNNSTATLRDGEILLPAAEDMLPIARQLLAAQKTVAVEHAEPVYLRNEVAWKKLPGRE; from the coding sequence CTTCGCTCACTTCGAACTTTGCCCACGCGAACACACGCAACGCATCCTGCCACTGGTCAGGGATGTGCTTGGCGACGCTGAACTTAACCTGACGCAACTGGACGCACTGGCGTTTGGTCGTGGTCCGGGAAGTTTTACCGGCGTGCGCATCGGCATTGGCATTGCGCAAGGGCTGGCGCTCGGCGCTGGCCTGCCGATGATTGGCGTTTCAACGCTGGCGACGATGGCGCAGGGCGCGTGGCGCAAAACGGGCGCGACCCGCGTGCTGGCGGCGATTGACGCACGTATGGGCGAAGTCTATTGGGCTGAATATCAGCGCGATGAAAATGGCGTCTGGCACGGCGAAGAGACGGAAGCGGTATTAAAACCGCAAGCCGTCATTGAGCGTTTGCAGCAGCTGGATGGCGAGTGGGCGATGGTTGGTACTGGCTGGCCCGCATGGCCTGAGATGGGCAACAACAGTACGGCAACCCTGCGTGATGGTGAGATCTTATTGCCCGCCGCGGAAGATATGCTGCCCATCGCTCGTCAACTGTTGGCTGCGCAGAAAACCGTCGCCGTCGAGCATGCCGAGCCGGTTTATTTGCGTAACGAAGTGGCATGGAAGAAACTTCCTGGCCGGGAATGA
- a CDS encoding Slp family lipoprotein yields MAGQKKGVRGLLAGLAIAVLSGCVSVPDAIKGTSPTPQDDLVRVMSAPSLYVGQEARFGGKVVDIQNQQGKTRLEIAAVPLDSGARPVLGEPSVGRIFADVNGFLDPVDFRNQLVTVVGPITGTADGKIGNAPYKFMVMQANGYKRWRLTQQVMLPPQPIDPWYWGPGPHPHAWHGGYGGWGWFPPEPARVETVVTE; encoded by the coding sequence ATGGCGGGTCAAAAAAAGGGTGTGCGCGGATTGCTGGCAGGGCTGGCAATTGCGGTATTAAGCGGTTGTGTTTCTGTGCCTGACGCGATTAAAGGAACCAGTCCCACGCCGCAGGACGATTTAGTGCGCGTGATGAGTGCGCCGTCGCTGTATGTCGGCCAGGAAGCCCGTTTCGGTGGCAAAGTGGTGGATATTCAGAATCAGCAGGGGAAAACCCGGCTTGAGATCGCTGCCGTACCGCTCGACAGCGGCGCGCGTCCGGTTCTGGGCGAGCCATCCGTTGGGCGAATTTTTGCTGATGTGAACGGTTTTCTCGATCCGGTCGATTTCCGCAATCAGCTGGTCACCGTGGTTGGCCCGATAACCGGCACGGCAGACGGCAAAATTGGCAACGCGCCGTATAAATTTATGGTGATGCAGGCAAATGGTTACAAACGCTGGCGGTTAACCCAGCAGGTGATGTTACCGCCGCAGCCAATCGACCCGTGGTACTGGGGGCCGGGGCCGCATCCGCATGCGTGGCACGGCGGGTACGGTGGATGGGGTTGGTTCCCCCCTGAACCTGCGCGAGTTGAGACGGTCGTAACAGAGTAA